In the Cylindrospermopsis raciborskii Cr2010 genome, ACTAGGCCCAAATTAATCTCTCAAGATGAAAATGAAAATTGGTATTCTGGGTTTAGGATTGATTGGTGGTTCTTTGGGTTTTGACTTACGCTCCCAAGGACATTATGTTTTGGGGGTTAGTCGTCGAGAACTAACCTGTCAAAAAGCTATGGAAATTGGCAGTGTAGACCAAGCTAGTGTTGATTTGAGTTTATTGGTAAGTTCAGAACTAATTTTTGTCTGTACTCCTATAGGATTAATTGTACCTCAGATAAAAGAGTTAATACCCTACCTACATAAGAATACTATTATTACTGATGTTGGTTCTGTGAAAGGACCCATTGTCCATTCTATTTCCCCCCTATGGGAGAATTTTATTGGTGGTCACCCCATGGCCGGAAATACTAGTGCGGGAATAGAAGCTGCTCAGTTTAACTTGTTTGTAAATTGTCCTTACGTAATTACTCCAGTTGCTAAAACAATCAAAAACAATTTAACACTTCTAGAAGAAATTGTGCGATCGCTTGGATCTAATGTTTACTACTGTTCACCGGAGCAACATGATCGAGCTGTGAGCTGGATATCTCATTTACCGGTGATGGTTAGTGCTGCTCTAATTGATGCTTGTTTAAATGAAACGGATTTAGAAATTTTAGAACTAGCTCAAAACCTTGCCAGTTCTGGTTTTCGGGATACCAGTCGGGTAGGTGGTGGCAATCCCGAACTGGGAGTAATGATGGCACAATATAATAGTCAAGCACTCGTTAATTCATTACATCAATATCGTGACCACCTGGATTCATTTATCAAATTGATCGAAGAGGAAAACTGGGAGGTTTTGGGGGAGAAACTCCTTTTCAATCAACATAACCGTCCCAGATTTCTGTAGGAAAATGCTAATGTGGAATTAGTGGAGATTGGATTCCACCGTTGCTACCTTTTAAAATAATGATGCTCAGGAAAGAAAACATGACATCAGAATCCAA is a window encoding:
- a CDS encoding prephenate/arogenate dehydrogenase, which produces MKIGILGLGLIGGSLGFDLRSQGHYVLGVSRRELTCQKAMEIGSVDQASVDLSLLVSSELIFVCTPIGLIVPQIKELIPYLHKNTIITDVGSVKGPIVHSISPLWENFIGGHPMAGNTSAGIEAAQFNLFVNCPYVITPVAKTIKNNLTLLEEIVRSLGSNVYYCSPEQHDRAVSWISHLPVMVSAALIDACLNETDLEILELAQNLASSGFRDTSRVGGGNPELGVMMAQYNSQALVNSLHQYRDHLDSFIKLIEEENWEVLGEKLLFNQHNRPRFL